A genomic window from Vigna radiata var. radiata cultivar VC1973A chromosome 2, Vradiata_ver6, whole genome shotgun sequence includes:
- the LOC106754345 gene encoding protein EXORDIUM-like 3, which produces MCQGLSAPLPPFAALLSFALLFFLLAGGPVWAWRPWPQNGKMNVTDYAFGDSKKYEGSSEFVKLRYHMGPVLTTNITVHTIWYGKWDRNQKKIIREFINSISATNSPHPSVAGWWRTVQLYTDQTGANISKTVRLGEEKNDRFYSHGKSLTRLSIQSVIKSAITAKTRPLPINPRSGLYLLLTADDVYVQDFCTSVCGFHYFTFPSLVGYTLPYAWVGNSAKLCPGQCAYPFAMPAYIPNPKPFKSPNGDVGVDGMISVIGHEMAELASNPLANAWYAGQDPSFPVEIADLCEGIYGTGGGGSYTGQVLDARDGATYNMNGIRRRFLVQWLWSHVLNYCTGPNALDH; this is translated from the coding sequence ATGTGCCAGGGCCTCTCCGCCCCGTTGCCGCCGTTCGCGGCGCTTCTATCCTTCGCCCTCCTTTTTTTCCTCCTCGCCGGAGGTCCGGTCTGGGCTTGGCGGCCCTGGCCCCAGAACGGTAAAATGAACGTCACGGACTACGCCTTCGGAGACTCCAAGAAATACGAGGGGTCCTCGGAGTTCGTGAAGCTCAGGTACCACATGGGACCGGTTCTCACCACCAACATCACCGTCCACACAATCTGGTACGGCAAGTGGGACCGGAACCAGAAGAAGATAATCCGCGAGTTCATAAACTCAATCTCCGCCACGAACTCGCCGCACCCCTCCGTGGCGGGGTGGTGGAGGACCGTACAGCTTTACACGGACCAGACCGGAGCCAACATTTCGAAAACGGTTCGACTCGGGGAAGAGAAAAACGACCGATTCTATTCTCACGGGAAATCGCTGACCCGGTTATCCATACAGTCTGTGATAAAAAGCGCCATCACAGCGAAAACACGGCCGCTCCCGATCAATCCGAGGAGCGGGTTGTATCTGCTGCTGACGGCGGATGACGTGTACGTTCAGGATTTCTGCACTTCTGTGTGTGGGTTCCACTATTTCACGTTTCCGTCGTTGGTTGGGTATACTCTTCCGTACGCGTGGGTGGGTAACTCCGCAAAGCTGTGCCCCGGGCAGTGTGCTTACCCTTTTGCTATGCCCGCCTACATCCCTAACCCAAAGCCGTTCAAGTCTCCAAACGGCGACGTTGGCGTGGATGGCATGATAAGTGTGATTGGGCATGAGATGGCTGAGCTGGCATCGAACCCCTTGGCCAATGCTTGGTATGCAGGTCAGGACCCCTCTTTCCCTGTGGAGATCGCCGATCTCTGTGAGGGCATATACGGCACCGGTGGAGGTGGATCGTACACCGGTCAGGTTTTGGACGCTCGTGATGGTGCGACCTATAACATGAACGGGATCAGACGGAGGTTCCTGGTTCAGTGGCTGTGGAGCCACGTTCTGAATTACTGTACCGGACCTAATGCGCTTGATCACTGA
- the LOC106756327 gene encoding PHD finger protein At1g33420-like, whose protein sequence is MVVNERPSKRMKRRVTADLYDFLTFPATSDASSGQPFRTCVQRFLSDHARITFPPSLFPSLMTWQILFRVGDLVDGPDLSPSVVTLDIVEEDVTRSRSSVYCDQCRVVGWSGHPVCRKRYHFIIRAASNAIEPYQRPCSRCGNLLQLSETSCKSCNFAITADDLEDWVYLQIEDNTHLLHGVVHSNGYGHLLTLSGREGGSKLLSGSDIMDFWDRLCTSISVRKVSVMDLSKKFGLEYRLLHAITKGHSWYGNWAYEFGTGSYALTQDAYKNAVNTLSSMPLSSFSFHGRGPRSRLECIISLYQSLAETELLNIQDLFSFLLMLIRECRKPIAMRTFKQTSNLLCTWTGKDVEEVQCALVKVLIASGACTESKWVTRRALKGAVCRGVSSPELLDYCLKHFPGKLAANGMVVCSRCNPVSCAIEFRLGPRSNGLNTCSSYPTEGQLISDLTFLFDSIIHPDKMMSYRPRIMRKRVADSARKLLDCKQFMKDYKPYEMAIELPSVIRLWCHVELSDQPKDDPSPPPELIVLPLNATVAELKSEATSAFQEVYAMYKRFQAEELLGYGSISDSLTVKFLLGTSGSVRIQGKCPAKHGLSRFRMERGTEVWKVDCTCGAKDDDGEKMLACDTCGVWQHTRCAGIDNSDGMPSKFVCMRCVNLYREETKRSPTSGEEPNGTCIFNSSCRDEAAARDCPTVSCNITVNFGVR, encoded by the exons ATGGTAGTCAACGAGAGACCATCcaagaggatgaagaggagagtCACAGCTGATCTCTATGATTTCCTCACTTTTCCGGCTACCTCTGACGCTTCCTCCGGCCAACCCTTTCGGACCTGTGTCCAACGCTTCCTCTCAGACCACGCGCGCATCACTTTCCCTCCCTCTTTATTTCCGTCTCTTATGACGTGGCAGATCCTGTTCCGTGTCGGAGACCTCGTTGATGGACCTGATCTCTCACCTTCTGTTGTCACTCTTGACATTGTTGAGGAGGATGTTACTCGTTCTCGCAGTTCTGTTTATTGTGACCAGTGCCGAGTCGTTG ggtGGAGTGGGCATCCGGTTTGTCGAAAGCGATATCATTTCATAATAAGGGCTGCAAGTAATGCAATCGAACCGTATCAAAGACCTTGTTCAAGATGTGGAAACCTTCTCCAATTATCTGAAACAAG CTGTAAATCGTGTAACTTTGCCATCACCGCGGATGACCTTGAGGACTGGGTGTATCTTCAGATTGAAGATAACACCCATCTTCTTCATGGTGTGGTCCATTCCAATGGCTATGGTCACCTGCTTACTCTAAGTGGAAGAGAAGGTGGCTCTAAGCTTCTATCTGGATCTGATATCATGGATTTCTGGGACAGGCTTTGTACATCAATTTCTGTGAG GAAGGTTAGCGTGATGGACTTGTCCAAGAAATTCGGGCTGGAATACCGATTGCTTCATGCGATCACTAAAGGACATTCCTGGTATGGTAATTGGGCTTATGAGTTTGGAACAGGCAGTTATGCTCTTACACAAGATGCCTACAAAAACGCAGTGAATACCCTGTCAAGTATGCCCttgtcatcattttcatttcatGGACGGGGACCACGAAGCCGCCTGGAGTGTATCATTTCTCTTTACCAGTCTTTGGCAGAAACAGAACTTCTAaacattcaagatctcttctcctttttgttgatgttgattCGTGAATGCCGTAAGCCAATAGCCATGAGAACTTTTAAGCAGACCAGTAATTTGTTGTGTACGTGGACGGGAAAAGATGTTGAAGAGGTGCAATGTGCCCTTGTCAAGGTATTGATTGCATCAGGTGCGTGTACCGAGTCCAAATGGGTGACAAGGCGTGCTCTGAAGGGTGCAGTATGCAGGGGTGTTTCATCTCCAGAGCTTCTTGACTACTGTCTTAAGCACTTCCCTGGGAAATTAGCAGCCAATGGGATGGTAGTTTGTTCACGATGTAATCCCGTTTCCTGTGCAATCGAGTTCAG GTTGGGGCCTAGGAGTAATGGACTAAATACATGTTCAAGCTATCCTACTGAAGGGCAACTAATATCTGACTTGACATTTTTATTCGACTCGATAATACATCCTGACAAAATGATGTCATACAGACCTAGGATTATGAGGAAAAGGGTTGCTGATTCAGCCAGGAAGCTCCTTGACTGTAAACAGTTTATGAAAGATTACAAGCCATATGAAATGGCAATCGAACTGCCTTCTGTTATTAGGTTGTGGTGTCATGTCGAGCTTTCTGATCAGCCTAAGGACGATCCATCCCCGCCGCCAGAGCTTATAGTGTTGCCTTTGAATGCTACCGTTGCTGAGCTCAAGAGCGAAGCCACTAGTGCTTTCCAAGAGGTATATGCAATGTATAAGAGGTTTCAAGCTGAAGAACTCCTAGGATATGGGTCAATCAGTGACTCCCTCACCGTGAAGTTCTTGCTTGGAACAAGTGGATCAGTCCGCATTCAAGGTAAATGCCCAGCAAAACATGGGCTAAGCAGATTCCGAATGGAACGAGGAACTGAGGTGTGGAAGGTTGATTGCACTTGTGGAGCCAAGGATGATGACGGAGAGAAAATGTTAGCATGTGATACCTGTGGCGTTTGGCAGCATACCAGATGCGCTGGAATTGATAATTCTGATGGCATGCCTTCTAAGTTTGTTTGCATGAGGTGTGTCAACTTGTACCGTGAGGAAACAAAAAGGTCACCAACATCTGGTGAGGAACCTAACGGAACCTGTATATTCAACTCATCTTGCAGAGATGAGGCAGCAGCTAGGGACTGTCCAACAGTTTCATGTAACATAACTGTGAATTTTGGTGTACGTTGA
- the LOC106777994 gene encoding monooxygenase 1 isoform X5 translates to MGGVHLMSLALVQHLEKLLFKFTGEDSYRLTRLSQWNFHLGTIRTNCQVLSVELDPVTKFPHLMLSNGSVLRAKVVIGCDGVNSAIASMFGLHRTTLRLFSTSVARGFTNYPNGHKFSSEFVMMSKGQVQLGRLPVTDKLVYWFVTRLRTSKDSKIWKDPVLIRQSLMESMKGFPAEAMEMMRNSKLSFLHLTELKYRPPWDLLFNNFRKGTVTIAGDAMHPTGPFVAQGGSASIEDAIVLARCLAQKMFDDKNKTEETTINSAMAEEAFDQYVKERKMRNFWLSFHSFLVGKKLDTTSSIIRFIILAIMSTLFRDPDWHSRYHCGNL, encoded by the exons ATGGGTGGCGTGCACTTGATGAGCTTGGCATTGGTTCAACACTTAGAGAAACTGCTATTCAAATTCACAG GGGAAGATTCATATCGCTTAACGAGGTTGAGCCAATGGAATTTCCATTTGG GAACTATACGTACCAATTGTCAAGTGCTTTCTGTCGAATTAGATCCTGTAACAAAATTTCCACACCTTATGCTTAGCAATGGAAGTGTTCTTCGAGCTAAG GTTGTTATTGGATGCGATGGTGTGAATTCTGCCATTGCAAGCATGTTTGGGTTACATCGAACCACGCTGAGGCTCTTCTCTACGAGTGTTGCACGAGGCTTCACAAATTATCCAAATGGTCATAAATTTTCCAGTGAATTTGTGATGATGAGCAAAGGTCAAGTTCAACTCGGAAGGCTTCCAGTGACAGACAAACTTGTTTATTGGTTTGTGACAAGGCTAAGGACTTCTAAAG ATTCAAAAATCTGGAAAGACCCAGTGCTTATCAGACAATCGTTGATGGAGTCAATGAAAGGTTTCCCAGCAGAGGCGATGGAGATGATGAGAAATAGCAAGTTGAGCTTCTTGCATCTCACCGAGTTGAAGTATAGGCCACCGTGGGACTTGCTTTTCAACAACTTCAGGAAAGGAACGGTAACAATTGCTGGTGATGCAATGCATCCCACAGGCCCATTTGTTGCACAGGGTGGCTCAGCCTCCATTGAAGATGCCATTGTTCTTGCTAGATGCCTTGCACAGAAGATGTTCGATGATAAGAACAAGACAGAGGAAACGACAATAAACAGTGCAATGGCAGAGGAAGCGTTTGATCAATATgtgaaagaaaggaaaatgagaAACTTTTGGCTCTCTTTTCATTCCTTCCTTGTTGGTAAGAAGCTTGACACAACATCATCCATAATCAGATTCATTATCCTTGCAATCATGTCCACTCTATTTAGAGACCCCGATTGGCATTCCCGTTATCATTGTGGAAATCTATAG
- the LOC106777994 gene encoding monooxygenase 1 isoform X1, giving the protein MDTDVDAEIVIVGAGICGLATALALHRKRIKSVVLERSETVRATGAAIIVQANGWRALDELGIGSTLRETAIQIHRGRFISLNEVEPMEFPFGVNKEFRCLKRTDLVKVMADNLPTGTIRTNCQVLSVELDPVTKFPHLMLSNGSVLRAKVVIGCDGVNSAIASMFGLHRTTLRLFSTSVARGFTNYPNGHKFSSEFVMMSKGQVQLGRLPVTDKLVYWFVTRLRTSKDSKIWKDPVLIRQSLMESMKGFPAEAMEMMRNSKLSFLHLTELKYRPPWDLLFNNFRKGTVTIAGDAMHPTGPFVAQGGSASIEDAIVLARCLAQKMFDDKNKTEETTINSAMAEEAFDQYVKERKMRNFWLSFHSFLVGKKLDTTSSIIRFIILAIMSTLFRDPDWHSRYHCGNL; this is encoded by the exons atggATACAGATGTTGATGCGGAGATCGTGATCGTCGGAGCTGGTATTTGCGGCCTTGCGACAGCCCTTGCCCTTCACag AAAGAGGATTAAAAGTGTGGTGTTAGAAAGATCAGAGACGGTTCGAGCAACAGGAGCAGCTATAATTGTGCAGGCAAATGGGTGGCGTGCACTTGATGAGCTTGGCATTGGTTCAACACTTAGAGAAACTGCTATTCAAATTCACAG GGGAAGATTCATATCGCTTAACGAGGTTGAGCCAATGGAATTTCCATTTGG TGTTAATAAGGAATTTCGTTGTTTAAAGCGCACTGATCTGGTGAAAGTCATGGCCGATAATTTACCAACAGGAACTATACGTACCAATTGTCAAGTGCTTTCTGTCGAATTAGATCCTGTAACAAAATTTCCACACCTTATGCTTAGCAATGGAAGTGTTCTTCGAGCTAAG GTTGTTATTGGATGCGATGGTGTGAATTCTGCCATTGCAAGCATGTTTGGGTTACATCGAACCACGCTGAGGCTCTTCTCTACGAGTGTTGCACGAGGCTTCACAAATTATCCAAATGGTCATAAATTTTCCAGTGAATTTGTGATGATGAGCAAAGGTCAAGTTCAACTCGGAAGGCTTCCAGTGACAGACAAACTTGTTTATTGGTTTGTGACAAGGCTAAGGACTTCTAAAG ATTCAAAAATCTGGAAAGACCCAGTGCTTATCAGACAATCGTTGATGGAGTCAATGAAAGGTTTCCCAGCAGAGGCGATGGAGATGATGAGAAATAGCAAGTTGAGCTTCTTGCATCTCACCGAGTTGAAGTATAGGCCACCGTGGGACTTGCTTTTCAACAACTTCAGGAAAGGAACGGTAACAATTGCTGGTGATGCAATGCATCCCACAGGCCCATTTGTTGCACAGGGTGGCTCAGCCTCCATTGAAGATGCCATTGTTCTTGCTAGATGCCTTGCACAGAAGATGTTCGATGATAAGAACAAGACAGAGGAAACGACAATAAACAGTGCAATGGCAGAGGAAGCGTTTGATCAATATgtgaaagaaaggaaaatgagaAACTTTTGGCTCTCTTTTCATTCCTTCCTTGTTGGTAAGAAGCTTGACACAACATCATCCATAATCAGATTCATTATCCTTGCAATCATGTCCACTCTATTTAGAGACCCCGATTGGCATTCCCGTTATCATTGTGGAAATCTATAG
- the LOC106777994 gene encoding monooxygenase 1 isoform X4 encodes MYVFRGRFISLNEVEPMEFPFGVNKEFRCLKRTDLVKVMADNLPTGTIRTNCQVLSVELDPVTKFPHLMLSNGSVLRAKVVIGCDGVNSAIASMFGLHRTTLRLFSTSVARGFTNYPNGHKFSSEFVMMSKGQVQLGRLPVTDKLVYWFVTRLRTSKDSKIWKDPVLIRQSLMESMKGFPAEAMEMMRNSKLSFLHLTELKYRPPWDLLFNNFRKGTVTIAGDAMHPTGPFVAQGGSASIEDAIVLARCLAQKMFDDKNKTEETTINSAMAEEAFDQYVKERKMRNFWLSFHSFLVGKKLDTTSSIIRFIILAIMSTLFRDPDWHSRYHCGNL; translated from the exons atgtaCGTTTTCAGGGGAAGATTCATATCGCTTAACGAGGTTGAGCCAATGGAATTTCCATTTGG TGTTAATAAGGAATTTCGTTGTTTAAAGCGCACTGATCTGGTGAAAGTCATGGCCGATAATTTACCAACAGGAACTATACGTACCAATTGTCAAGTGCTTTCTGTCGAATTAGATCCTGTAACAAAATTTCCACACCTTATGCTTAGCAATGGAAGTGTTCTTCGAGCTAAG GTTGTTATTGGATGCGATGGTGTGAATTCTGCCATTGCAAGCATGTTTGGGTTACATCGAACCACGCTGAGGCTCTTCTCTACGAGTGTTGCACGAGGCTTCACAAATTATCCAAATGGTCATAAATTTTCCAGTGAATTTGTGATGATGAGCAAAGGTCAAGTTCAACTCGGAAGGCTTCCAGTGACAGACAAACTTGTTTATTGGTTTGTGACAAGGCTAAGGACTTCTAAAG ATTCAAAAATCTGGAAAGACCCAGTGCTTATCAGACAATCGTTGATGGAGTCAATGAAAGGTTTCCCAGCAGAGGCGATGGAGATGATGAGAAATAGCAAGTTGAGCTTCTTGCATCTCACCGAGTTGAAGTATAGGCCACCGTGGGACTTGCTTTTCAACAACTTCAGGAAAGGAACGGTAACAATTGCTGGTGATGCAATGCATCCCACAGGCCCATTTGTTGCACAGGGTGGCTCAGCCTCCATTGAAGATGCCATTGTTCTTGCTAGATGCCTTGCACAGAAGATGTTCGATGATAAGAACAAGACAGAGGAAACGACAATAAACAGTGCAATGGCAGAGGAAGCGTTTGATCAATATgtgaaagaaaggaaaatgagaAACTTTTGGCTCTCTTTTCATTCCTTCCTTGTTGGTAAGAAGCTTGACACAACATCATCCATAATCAGATTCATTATCCTTGCAATCATGTCCACTCTATTTAGAGACCCCGATTGGCATTCCCGTTATCATTGTGGAAATCTATAG
- the LOC106754646 gene encoding chloride conductance regulatory protein ICln translates to MVLGLREIRCSGVPDLDRENGEELMRVQPGTDIVLGNLPRESPGTLYITTKQVIWVNDVDKTKGYAVDFLSISLHAVSTDPEAYPLPCLYTQIDTEEADHEHSDSEPNHIEQDLSNVTEMRLIPTDPTQLDTLFAIFCQCAELNPEPNDDEGEEEHDWVFSADQMVDEEAEDEGYISHNPVNSIGQSNGNHDLGRSILELQINDRRFEDAEEMDDNGDGTHH, encoded by the exons ATGGTGTTAGGATTGAGAGAGATACGCTGTAGTGGAGTGCCCGACCTTGACCGTGAGAATGGGGAGGAGCTGATGCGGGTACAACCTGGCACAGACATAGTCCTCGGCAACCTTCCTCGAGAATCCCCTGGCACGCTCTACATCACTACTAA GCAAGTAATATGGGTGAATGATGTAGACAAGACTAAAGGGTATGCTGTTGATTTTTTATCCATATCTCTTCATGCTGTCTCTACAGACCCCGAAGCTTACCCTCTTCCTTGTTTGTATACCCAG ATTGATACTGAAGAAGCTGATCATGAGCACTCTGATTCGGAACCTAATCACATCGAACAAGATTTGTCCAATGTCACAGAAATGAGGCTCATTCCCACTGATCCTACCCAAT TGGACACTCTATTTGCAATATTCTGCCAGTGCGCAGAGCTTAATCCAGAACCGAATGATG atgaaggagaagaagaacatGACTGGGTTTTCAGTGCTGATCAGATGGTAGATGAAGAAGCAG aGGACGAAGGTTATATCTCTCACAATCCAGTCAACTCTATTGGTCAGTCAAATGGAAATCACGACCTTGGTCGTTCCATACTTGAG CTTCAAATCAATGATCGAAGATTTGAGGATGCGGAAGAGATGGATGATAATGGAGACGGCACCCATCATTGA
- the LOC106777994 gene encoding monooxygenase 1 isoform X3 — protein MDTDVDAEIVIVGAGICGLATALALHRKRIKSVVLERSETVRATGAAIIVQANGWRALDELGIGSTLRETAIQIHRKCTFSGEDSYRLTRLSQWNFHLGTIRTNCQVLSVELDPVTKFPHLMLSNGSVLRAKVVIGCDGVNSAIASMFGLHRTTLRLFSTSVARGFTNYPNGHKFSSEFVMMSKGQVQLGRLPVTDKLVYWFVTRLRTSKDSKIWKDPVLIRQSLMESMKGFPAEAMEMMRNSKLSFLHLTELKYRPPWDLLFNNFRKGTVTIAGDAMHPTGPFVAQGGSASIEDAIVLARCLAQKMFDDKNKTEETTINSAMAEEAFDQYVKERKMRNFWLSFHSFLVGKKLDTTSSIIRFIILAIMSTLFRDPDWHSRYHCGNL, from the exons atggATACAGATGTTGATGCGGAGATCGTGATCGTCGGAGCTGGTATTTGCGGCCTTGCGACAGCCCTTGCCCTTCACag AAAGAGGATTAAAAGTGTGGTGTTAGAAAGATCAGAGACGGTTCGAGCAACAGGAGCAGCTATAATTGTGCAGGCAAATGGGTGGCGTGCACTTGATGAGCTTGGCATTGGTTCAACACTTAGAGAAACTGCTATTCAAATTCACAG aaaatgtaCGTTTTCAGGGGAAGATTCATATCGCTTAACGAGGTTGAGCCAATGGAATTTCCATTTGG GAACTATACGTACCAATTGTCAAGTGCTTTCTGTCGAATTAGATCCTGTAACAAAATTTCCACACCTTATGCTTAGCAATGGAAGTGTTCTTCGAGCTAAG GTTGTTATTGGATGCGATGGTGTGAATTCTGCCATTGCAAGCATGTTTGGGTTACATCGAACCACGCTGAGGCTCTTCTCTACGAGTGTTGCACGAGGCTTCACAAATTATCCAAATGGTCATAAATTTTCCAGTGAATTTGTGATGATGAGCAAAGGTCAAGTTCAACTCGGAAGGCTTCCAGTGACAGACAAACTTGTTTATTGGTTTGTGACAAGGCTAAGGACTTCTAAAG ATTCAAAAATCTGGAAAGACCCAGTGCTTATCAGACAATCGTTGATGGAGTCAATGAAAGGTTTCCCAGCAGAGGCGATGGAGATGATGAGAAATAGCAAGTTGAGCTTCTTGCATCTCACCGAGTTGAAGTATAGGCCACCGTGGGACTTGCTTTTCAACAACTTCAGGAAAGGAACGGTAACAATTGCTGGTGATGCAATGCATCCCACAGGCCCATTTGTTGCACAGGGTGGCTCAGCCTCCATTGAAGATGCCATTGTTCTTGCTAGATGCCTTGCACAGAAGATGTTCGATGATAAGAACAAGACAGAGGAAACGACAATAAACAGTGCAATGGCAGAGGAAGCGTTTGATCAATATgtgaaagaaaggaaaatgagaAACTTTTGGCTCTCTTTTCATTCCTTCCTTGTTGGTAAGAAGCTTGACACAACATCATCCATAATCAGATTCATTATCCTTGCAATCATGTCCACTCTATTTAGAGACCCCGATTGGCATTCCCGTTATCATTGTGGAAATCTATAG
- the LOC106756509 gene encoding protein ORANGE, chloroplastic translates to MLCLGRFAGVSYPIKSYSSSWRDNTNNKTLPLNANRLRWRFMAQESDSSFAPSLDSDASDKTAATGFCIIEGPETVQDFAKMELQEIQDNIRSRRNKIFLQMEEVRRLRIQQRIKSAELGIIDEEQENELPNFPSFIPFLPPLTSANLKQYYATCFSLIAGIILFGGLLAPSLELKLGLGGTSYADFIESLHLPLQLSQVDPIVASFSGGAVGVISALMVVEINNVKQQEQKRCKYCLGTGYLACARCSSTGALVLIEPVSTIKVGDKPLLPPKTERCSNCSGSGKVMCPTCLCTGMAMASEHDPRIDPFD, encoded by the exons ATGCTGTGTCTGGGTCGATTCGCCGGGGTCTCTTACCCAATCAAATCATACTCTTCGTCTTGGAGGGACAACACCAATAACAAAACGCTGCCTCTTAATGCAAACAGGCTCAGATGGCGATTCATGGCTCAAGAATCCGACTCTTCTTTTGCTCCCTCTCTTGACTCTGATGCTTCAGATAAAACAGCTGCTACAGG ATTCTGCATCATAGAAGGCCCCGAAACCGTGCAGGATTTCGCCAAGATGGAGCTTCAAGAGATTCAAGATAACATTCGAAGTCGGAGGAACAAGATTTTCTTACAAATGGAAGAG GTTCGTAGGCTTAGGATACAGCAAAGAATTAAAAGTGCTGAACTTGGAATCATAGATGAAGAACAAGAGAATGAACTTCCTAACTTCCCATCATTCATTCCATTCTTGCCTCCTTTG ACTTCAGCAAACCTCAAGCAATATTATGCAACCTGTTTTTCTCTTATTGCTGGGATAATTCTTTTTGGTGGTCTCCTTGCACCTAGT ctgGAGCTTAAGCTTGGACTAGGGGGCACATCATATGCAGATTTCATTGAAAGTCTGCATCTGCCTTTGCAGCTGAG TCAGGTTGATCCCATAGTGGCATCATTCTCGGGAGGAGCGGTTGGAGTAATCTCCGCATTAATGGTTGTTGAgataaacaatgtaaaacagCAGGAGCAGAAAAGATGCAAATACTGTCTTGGTACCG GATATCTTGCATGCGCTCGCTGTTCAAGCACGGGAGCACTTGTTCTGATTGAACCAGTATCCACAATCAAAGTTGGAGATAAGCCTCTTTTACCACCAAAAACTGAGAGATGTTCAAATTGCTCTGGATCTGGCAAG GTCATGTGTCCAACATGCCTTTGCACTGGAATGGCCATGGCAAGCGAACATGATCCCCGAATTGATCCTTTCGATTAg
- the LOC106777994 gene encoding monooxygenase 1 isoform X2 has product MDTDVDAEIVIVGAGICGLATALALHRKRIKSVVLERSETVRATGAAIIVQANGWRALDELGIGSTLRETAIQIHSVNKEFRCLKRTDLVKVMADNLPTGTIRTNCQVLSVELDPVTKFPHLMLSNGSVLRAKVVIGCDGVNSAIASMFGLHRTTLRLFSTSVARGFTNYPNGHKFSSEFVMMSKGQVQLGRLPVTDKLVYWFVTRLRTSKDSKIWKDPVLIRQSLMESMKGFPAEAMEMMRNSKLSFLHLTELKYRPPWDLLFNNFRKGTVTIAGDAMHPTGPFVAQGGSASIEDAIVLARCLAQKMFDDKNKTEETTINSAMAEEAFDQYVKERKMRNFWLSFHSFLVGKKLDTTSSIIRFIILAIMSTLFRDPDWHSRYHCGNL; this is encoded by the exons atggATACAGATGTTGATGCGGAGATCGTGATCGTCGGAGCTGGTATTTGCGGCCTTGCGACAGCCCTTGCCCTTCACag AAAGAGGATTAAAAGTGTGGTGTTAGAAAGATCAGAGACGGTTCGAGCAACAGGAGCAGCTATAATTGTGCAGGCAAATGGGTGGCGTGCACTTGATGAGCTTGGCATTGGTTCAACACTTAGAGAAACTGCTATTCAAATTCACAG TGTTAATAAGGAATTTCGTTGTTTAAAGCGCACTGATCTGGTGAAAGTCATGGCCGATAATTTACCAACAGGAACTATACGTACCAATTGTCAAGTGCTTTCTGTCGAATTAGATCCTGTAACAAAATTTCCACACCTTATGCTTAGCAATGGAAGTGTTCTTCGAGCTAAG GTTGTTATTGGATGCGATGGTGTGAATTCTGCCATTGCAAGCATGTTTGGGTTACATCGAACCACGCTGAGGCTCTTCTCTACGAGTGTTGCACGAGGCTTCACAAATTATCCAAATGGTCATAAATTTTCCAGTGAATTTGTGATGATGAGCAAAGGTCAAGTTCAACTCGGAAGGCTTCCAGTGACAGACAAACTTGTTTATTGGTTTGTGACAAGGCTAAGGACTTCTAAAG ATTCAAAAATCTGGAAAGACCCAGTGCTTATCAGACAATCGTTGATGGAGTCAATGAAAGGTTTCCCAGCAGAGGCGATGGAGATGATGAGAAATAGCAAGTTGAGCTTCTTGCATCTCACCGAGTTGAAGTATAGGCCACCGTGGGACTTGCTTTTCAACAACTTCAGGAAAGGAACGGTAACAATTGCTGGTGATGCAATGCATCCCACAGGCCCATTTGTTGCACAGGGTGGCTCAGCCTCCATTGAAGATGCCATTGTTCTTGCTAGATGCCTTGCACAGAAGATGTTCGATGATAAGAACAAGACAGAGGAAACGACAATAAACAGTGCAATGGCAGAGGAAGCGTTTGATCAATATgtgaaagaaaggaaaatgagaAACTTTTGGCTCTCTTTTCATTCCTTCCTTGTTGGTAAGAAGCTTGACACAACATCATCCATAATCAGATTCATTATCCTTGCAATCATGTCCACTCTATTTAGAGACCCCGATTGGCATTCCCGTTATCATTGTGGAAATCTATAG